In one Mucilaginibacter sp. PAMB04168 genomic region, the following are encoded:
- a CDS encoding IscS subfamily cysteine desulfurase, with translation MNLPIYLDNNATTPMDPRVLEAMIPYFTQKFGNAASRNHHFGWVAEEGVDYAREQVAKIIGANEKEIIFTSGATESDNLAIKGVFEMYKDKGNHIITAVTEHKAVLDACKHVEKLGGKVTYLPVKEDGLVDLAQLEAAMTKETILVSIMYGNNEIGVIQPVKAIADIAHKYGALFMTDATQAVGKISVDVNRDGIDLLALSAHKMYGPKGVGALYVRRKGPRVKVTAQMDGGGHERGMRSGTLNVPGIVGLGKACEIAYNEMEAEAARLSALRNKLQAALTVLEESYVNGNQEHRLPHVANISFKYVEGEGLMMAMKDLAVSSGSACTSASLEPSYVLKSLGLSDDLAHSSIRFGLGRFTTEEEVDYAIEVTKKAVNHLRELSPLWEMFKEGIDLNSIEWAEH, from the coding sequence ATGAACCTTCCTATATATTTAGATAACAACGCAACCACGCCTATGGATCCACGGGTGCTGGAAGCGATGATTCCTTACTTTACCCAAAAATTTGGTAACGCGGCCAGCCGCAATCACCATTTTGGCTGGGTGGCTGAAGAGGGCGTAGATTACGCTCGCGAGCAGGTGGCCAAAATAATTGGCGCAAACGAAAAAGAGATCATCTTCACATCAGGCGCTACCGAGTCAGATAACCTGGCTATTAAAGGGGTGTTTGAGATGTATAAAGATAAAGGCAACCATATCATTACCGCTGTAACTGAGCACAAGGCTGTGCTTGATGCCTGCAAACACGTTGAAAAACTAGGCGGCAAGGTTACTTACTTACCGGTTAAAGAAGACGGGTTGGTTGACCTTGCGCAGCTAGAAGCTGCTATGACCAAAGAAACCATTTTGGTTTCAATTATGTACGGCAATAACGAGATTGGTGTAATACAACCGGTTAAAGCAATTGCTGACATAGCTCATAAATATGGTGCTTTGTTTATGACAGATGCTACACAAGCTGTAGGTAAAATATCGGTTGATGTAAACCGTGATGGTATTGACCTGCTTGCGCTGTCAGCACATAAAATGTACGGCCCTAAAGGTGTAGGTGCTTTATACGTACGCCGTAAAGGTCCACGTGTTAAAGTTACCGCCCAAATGGATGGTGGTGGTCACGAACGCGGTATGCGTTCAGGCACCTTAAATGTACCTGGTATTGTTGGTCTAGGTAAAGCCTGCGAAATAGCTTACAACGAAATGGAAGCAGAAGCAGCACGTTTATCAGCATTGCGCAATAAGCTGCAAGCTGCTTTAACCGTGCTTGAAGAAAGCTATGTTAACGGCAACCAGGAACATCGCTTACCGCACGTAGCTAACATTTCTTTTAAATATGTTGAAGGCGAAGGTTTAATGATGGCAATGAAAGACTTAGCTGTATCATCTGGTTCAGCTTGTACTTCAGCTTCATTAGAGCCATCATATGTATTAAAAAGCTTAGGCTTGTCTGACGATTTGGCGCATTCCTCAATCCGCTTCGGTTTAGGTCGTTTCACTACCGAAGAAGAAGTTGATTATGCTATTGAGGTGACCAAAAAGGCTGTTAATCACCTTCGTGAGCTTTCTCCGCTGTGGGAGATGTTTAAAGAAGGTATAGACCTTAACTCAATTGAGTGGGCTGAACACTAA
- the iscU gene encoding Fe-S cluster assembly scaffold IscU, producing MAYSDKVIDHYTNPRNVGTLDKSSTKVGTGLVGAPECGDVMRLQIEVDDNNVITDAKFKTFGCGSAIASSSLATEWLKGKSIDDAMAIDNMDIVEELALPPVKIHCSVLAEDAIKAAINDYRIKNGLAPIELEKSHH from the coding sequence ATGGCTTATTCAGATAAAGTAATTGACCATTACACTAACCCGCGCAACGTAGGTACATTAGATAAAAGCAGTACTAAAGTAGGTACTGGCTTAGTAGGTGCTCCTGAGTGCGGCGACGTAATGCGTTTGCAAATTGAAGTAGATGACAACAACGTAATCACTGATGCTAAATTTAAAACCTTTGGCTGCGGTTCGGCAATTGCCTCTTCATCACTGGCAACCGAATGGTTGAAAGGTAAAAGCATCGATGATGCAATGGCTATCGACAACATGGACATTGTAGAGGAACTTGCATTACCACCGGTTAAAATACACTGTTCGGTACTGGCCGAAGACGCTATCAAAGCCGCTATTAACGATTACCGTATTAAAAACGGCTTAGCTCCTATTGAGCTTGAAAAATCACATCATTAA
- a CDS encoding iron-sulfur cluster assembly accessory protein: protein MVTITDKAKSKIDNLMQDAGLDASYFLRVSVQGGGCSGLSYNMDFDNEEKKGDQFFEDRGIRIALDMKSFLYLAGTELDFSDGLNGKGFNFINPNASRTCGCGESFSV, encoded by the coding sequence ATGGTTACCATAACAGATAAAGCAAAAAGCAAAATTGATAACTTGATGCAGGATGCCGGGCTTGATGCCTCGTATTTTTTACGGGTTTCGGTTCAGGGCGGTGGCTGTTCGGGTTTATCATATAATATGGACTTTGACAACGAAGAGAAAAAGGGCGACCAATTTTTCGAAGACAGAGGCATCCGCATAGCTTTGGATATGAAATCTTTTTTATACCTGGCAGGTACTGAGCTCGATTTTTCGGACGGGCTGAATGGCAAGGGCTTTAATTTTATTAACCCTAATGCCAGCCGCACCTGCGGTTGCGGCGAAAGCTTCTCGGTGTAA
- a CDS encoding long-chain fatty acid--CoA ligase — protein sequence MDTVKKPTTVPALIRNIVANLHPDTHTFLTHKVKDTWVEISYREAIENIDAISAWFLNMGIQKGDRLGLVIENGPDYIYFDQALQQIGAVNASIYPTLTEAETEYIINDSGMKAILVGNPFLLRKIIKVANNCPTLLRIIPAFDDYEKYTDKVNLNAGVISFDNLIKEGLQIVNQYSTTIDIAREAILPSDLSCLIYTSGTTGTPKGVMLMHSNFVQTVWAGLEQISIVDKHDTFLSFLPLSHVFERAATYYICMGAGCTIAFAQSLELLAKNMIEVKPTIMNCVPRLLERIHDKAMKNGTTAGGIKTKIFNWAFEIGKQRRETFEKGIQPGLILRNQYKLADKLVFSKIKEKTGGRLKFLISGGGALPKNVGEFFGNVGIPVLEGYGLTETTGPVCVTEFDRQVYGTAGLVLPGSEIAIQNIETGKIYTVQTHTSMDPTLISEEGEIIIRGVAVMKGYWNKPEETKAAIDADGWFHSGDIGRFYKGYLQITDRLKNMLINAYGKNIYPTPVENTYLKSPKIEQIFLVGDRREYVTAIIVPPKELLQETFNLNEAWFEQSEAFVDDKQIIDWINQDIRKLSNDLAKFERIKSFKVKRNPFSMEEGEMTVTLKAKRKVIEKKYAQAIDEMYMQEVDAD from the coding sequence ATGGATACGGTTAAAAAACCCACTACTGTTCCTGCACTCATTCGTAATATTGTAGCCAACCTGCATCCCGACACGCATACTTTTCTTACCCATAAAGTAAAAGATACTTGGGTGGAAATTTCTTATCGCGAAGCTATCGAAAATATTGACGCTATATCGGCCTGGTTCCTGAATATGGGAATTCAGAAAGGTGATCGTTTAGGTTTGGTGATTGAAAATGGGCCAGATTACATTTATTTTGACCAGGCACTTCAGCAAATAGGAGCTGTTAATGCCTCCATATATCCAACGCTAACCGAAGCAGAAACCGAATACATCATCAATGATTCGGGCATGAAAGCCATACTAGTAGGTAATCCTTTTTTATTAAGGAAAATTATAAAGGTTGCTAATAACTGCCCTACCCTGCTCCGTATTATACCTGCTTTTGATGACTATGAAAAGTATACCGACAAGGTAAATTTGAATGCCGGCGTCATCAGTTTCGATAACTTGATCAAAGAAGGCTTACAGATTGTTAACCAATATAGCACAACGATTGATATTGCCCGTGAAGCTATCCTGCCGTCAGACTTATCGTGCCTGATATACACTTCAGGAACAACAGGCACACCTAAAGGTGTTATGCTGATGCACAGCAACTTTGTGCAAACCGTTTGGGCTGGCCTGGAGCAAATATCAATTGTTGATAAACACGATACTTTTTTGTCTTTCCTGCCCCTCTCCCACGTTTTTGAGCGCGCCGCCACTTATTATATATGCATGGGTGCTGGTTGTACAATAGCGTTTGCGCAAAGCTTAGAGCTACTGGCCAAGAACATGATAGAAGTTAAACCTACTATTATGAATTGTGTGCCTCGTTTGTTGGAGCGTATACATGATAAGGCCATGAAAAACGGTACAACAGCCGGTGGCATAAAAACCAAAATCTTTAATTGGGCATTTGAAATTGGCAAGCAACGCCGGGAGACTTTTGAAAAAGGAATACAGCCTGGTTTAATATTACGTAACCAGTATAAACTGGCCGATAAACTGGTATTTAGCAAAATTAAAGAAAAAACCGGCGGCCGCCTAAAGTTCCTGATCTCTGGTGGTGGCGCTTTACCTAAAAATGTAGGCGAGTTTTTTGGCAATGTGGGTATACCTGTTTTGGAAGGTTACGGACTTACGGAAACCACCGGGCCGGTATGTGTTACAGAGTTTGACCGCCAGGTGTATGGCACGGCCGGTTTAGTTTTACCAGGGTCAGAAATCGCCATTCAAAACATCGAAACAGGAAAAATTTATACTGTACAAACGCATACTTCTATGGATCCTACCCTTATTTCGGAAGAGGGTGAAATTATTATCCGTGGTGTAGCTGTAATGAAAGGTTATTGGAACAAGCCAGAAGAAACCAAGGCTGCAATTGATGCAGATGGATGGTTTCACAGCGGCGATATTGGCCGGTTTTACAAAGGTTATCTACAAATTACCGACCGCCTAAAAAATATGCTCATTAATGCTTACGGTAAAAACATATATCCCACACCGGTAGAAAACACCTATCTAAAAAGCCCTAAAATAGAGCAGATATTTTTAGTGGGCGACCGCCGCGAGTATGTAACTGCCATTATTGTTCCGCCAAAAGAGCTATTGCAGGAGACGTTTAACTTGAACGAAGCCTGGTTTGAGCAGTCCGAAGCTTTTGTTGATGACAAGCAAATTATCGACTGGATTAATCAGGACATACGTAAGCTAAGTAATGATCTGGCCAAATTTGAGCGCATTAAAAGCTTCAAAGTAAAGCGTAATCCTTTTAGTATGGAAGAGGGCGAAATGACTGTAACCTTAAAAGCTAAACGCAAGGTAATCGAGAAAAAATACGCTCAGGCCATTGATGAGATGTACATGCAGGAAGTTGATGCAGATTAA
- a CDS encoding Crp/Fnr family transcriptional regulator, producing MLTPEDIKFYLGIFKGLSLSDLNELFKMAHSRNLKAGNVYIEQGAASKKLGLIRSGLIRAYCIKENGDDITLMLRWENQFVASHDNIILNQPSRFIYEALEDTSLLEFDYERIQAILDNNPKLSSHRNLFLLRMLAEALERMESFVLYTPEERYLQLMKEKPNIFNRVHNKYLATLLGVTPVSLSRIRKRIAQTHKR from the coding sequence ATGCTCACACCCGAAGACATAAAGTTCTATCTCGGCATTTTTAAAGGTCTGAGTTTATCCGACCTGAATGAGCTGTTTAAAATGGCTCATTCTCGTAATTTAAAAGCTGGTAATGTATACATTGAGCAAGGCGCTGCCTCTAAAAAGCTCGGCTTAATACGTAGTGGTTTAATACGCGCTTATTGTATTAAGGAAAATGGTGATGATATTACGCTAATGTTGCGTTGGGAAAACCAGTTTGTAGCCTCCCATGATAATATCATCCTCAATCAGCCTTCCCGCTTCATTTACGAGGCACTTGAAGACACGTCGTTACTGGAGTTTGATTATGAGCGCATACAGGCGATTCTAGATAATAACCCTAAGCTTTCATCTCATCGCAATTTATTTTTATTGCGTATGCTGGCCGAAGCGTTGGAAAGAATGGAGTCATTTGTACTGTATACGCCCGAGGAGAGATATTTGCAATTGATGAAAGAAAAGCCTAATATTTTCAACCGGGTACATAACAAATATCTGGCTACCCTACTTGGCGTAACACCAGTATCACTAAGCCGCATCCGCAAGCGAATTGCACAAACCCATAAACGATAA
- a CDS encoding sterol desaturase family protein has protein sequence MHPILEIFIKIFSVSAVRYFVIAGVPFFVFYKFLTNWFANNKIQKREADIKDFKREILHSMQTTAVLVVIGYLALYTPLKNHTLIYTDLNAYPSWWITASLVISLVIHDTYFYWMHRLLHHKKLFKLAHLVHHQSTNPSPWSSYSFHFIEAWTEGAVLFIIIFLIPVHPLTVMLFTVIGFMINVYGHLGYEIAPKQLRNSFLFEVLNTSVHHNLHHSKFKGNYGLYFRVWDRLMGTEHPDYVKEYDRIQQNRFGTNLQQAADQSEA, from the coding sequence ATGCACCCTATTTTAGAAATATTCATTAAAATATTCAGCGTATCGGCTGTCCGCTACTTTGTAATTGCGGGTGTGCCGTTTTTTGTGTTCTATAAATTTTTAACCAACTGGTTTGCCAATAACAAGATTCAAAAACGGGAGGCAGATATAAAAGATTTTAAGCGGGAGATACTGCACTCTATGCAAACCACAGCTGTGCTGGTTGTTATCGGATATCTGGCCCTTTACACCCCACTAAAAAACCACACGCTTATTTACACCGATTTAAATGCTTATCCTTCTTGGTGGATAACCGCCAGTCTTGTCATTAGTTTGGTTATTCATGACACCTATTTTTACTGGATGCACCGTTTATTACACCATAAAAAGCTTTTTAAGTTAGCACATTTAGTTCACCATCAATCAACTAATCCTTCGCCATGGTCGTCCTATTCATTCCACTTTATTGAGGCTTGGACAGAAGGTGCTGTTTTGTTCATAATCATCTTCCTGATACCCGTTCATCCGCTTACAGTAATGCTTTTTACGGTAATTGGTTTTATGATCAACGTTTACGGCCACCTTGGCTATGAGATTGCCCCTAAACAATTGCGTAATTCATTTTTGTTCGAGGTGCTTAACACTTCGGTTCACCACAATTTACATCACAGCAAGTTTAAAGGAAATTACGGCTTATATTTTCGTGTGTGGGATAGGTTGATGGGTACAGAACACCCGGATTATGTGAAGGAATACGACCGCATTCAGCAAAATCGATTTGGCACTAATTTGCAACAGGCAGCCGACCAGTCAGAAGCTTAA
- a CDS encoding DUF4397 domain-containing protein, producing MKNITQMVKGSVKILGLLFLVSTTLTSCLKDNDNDGYVAPKSALISVINASPDSQPLDFYLDQNRGNNYPISYGNGLDYINAYTGKRTASFYVAGTQTKIKSDTMTLNVDRAYTLYLTNLTATPDFVLLQDAIEKPAAGQAAIRLVNVSPTAPAVDLAIKDGAVLVNNKAYKGFSTFVPVQGNGTYTLEIRQTGTNTVLASIPNANLKSNAVYTVWLQGLAAATDAKKLTAQIQTNAYYNQ from the coding sequence ATGAAAAACATTACACAAATGGTTAAAGGGAGTGTGAAGATTTTAGGCCTTTTGTTTTTAGTGTCAACAACACTTACTTCCTGTTTAAAAGACAATGATAATGACGGTTACGTAGCACCTAAGTCCGCCTTAATTTCGGTAATTAACGCCTCACCCGATTCTCAGCCGCTTGATTTTTATCTAGATCAGAACCGTGGCAATAATTACCCTATTAGCTATGGCAACGGGCTCGACTACATTAACGCTTACACCGGTAAAAGAACTGCCTCTTTTTACGTAGCTGGCACGCAGACTAAAATTAAGTCGGATACGATGACCCTGAATGTTGACAGGGCGTACACGTTATACTTAACCAATTTAACTGCGACACCAGATTTTGTTTTGTTACAAGACGCTATTGAAAAGCCGGCTGCAGGTCAGGCTGCTATTCGTTTGGTGAACGTAAGCCCAACTGCCCCAGCTGTTGATCTGGCCATTAAAGATGGTGCAGTGTTAGTAAACAATAAAGCTTACAAAGGCTTCTCGACGTTTGTACCTGTTCAAGGCAATGGCACGTACACGCTTGAGATCCGCCAAACAGGCACAAATACAGTATTAGCATCTATACCCAACGCAAACTTAAAATCAAATGCCGTTTATACAGTATGGTTACAAGGTTTGGCTGCGGCCACCGATGCTAAAAAGCTTACTGCTCAAATACAAACCAACGCCTATTATAACCAATAA
- the lysS gene encoding lysine--tRNA ligase has protein sequence MSIAALSEQEILRRKSLQELRALGINPYPAEAYPVNAWANDIITNFNTNPDKYKEVTIAGRIMTRRIMGSASFAEIQDSTGRLQVYIKRDDICPGEDKTLYNTVFKKLLDIGDYIGIKGYVFLTQTGEISVHVQELNVLAKSLKPLPVVKRDDDGNIYDGFTDPELRYRQRYVDLTVNPEYKQIFINRSKVVSTMRNYFNEQGWMEVETPILQAIHGGAAARPFNTHHNTLDMPLYLRIANELYLKRLIVAGFDGVYEFGKMFRNEGMDRTHNPEYTAMEIYVAYKDYIWMMAMVEECLEKVAVAVHGTPIVKVGSNDINFAGPYEKLSMYESILKYTDIDVSQMDEPQLRQTCRDLAIEVDATMGKGKLIDEIFGAKVEANLIQPTYITDYPIEMTPLAKKHRTQDGLVERFELFINGKEIANAYSELNDPIDQRERFEEQLLLAGRGDEEAMAMDEDFLRSLEYGMPPTSGLGIGIDRLVMLMTNQSTIQEVLFFPQMRPEKKAKVVTIDDFVNIGVPAEWVPVINKMGFNTVEDLKAANPNKVFNDLGGMRKKLKLDLTIPSKESVMAWFE, from the coding sequence ATGAGTATTGCAGCTTTATCTGAGCAAGAAATATTACGTCGCAAGTCTTTACAGGAGCTTAGGGCGCTGGGTATAAACCCTTATCCTGCCGAGGCCTACCCTGTGAACGCGTGGGCAAATGACATTATTACCAACTTTAACACTAACCCTGATAAATATAAAGAAGTAACCATTGCAGGCCGTATCATGACGCGCCGCATTATGGGCAGCGCTTCTTTTGCTGAAATACAGGATTCGACCGGCCGCTTACAGGTTTACATTAAGCGCGATGACATATGCCCTGGTGAGGATAAAACGCTTTACAATACCGTATTTAAAAAACTGTTGGATATTGGCGATTACATTGGCATTAAAGGTTATGTTTTTTTAACTCAAACCGGCGAGATTTCTGTACACGTACAGGAATTAAACGTATTAGCCAAATCATTAAAACCGCTTCCGGTTGTAAAACGTGATGATGACGGTAACATCTACGATGGCTTTACAGACCCTGAGCTACGCTACCGCCAGCGTTATGTGGATTTGACAGTTAACCCCGAGTACAAACAGATCTTCATCAACCGCTCAAAAGTGGTAAGCACCATGCGTAATTACTTTAACGAGCAAGGTTGGATGGAGGTAGAAACTCCTATTTTACAAGCCATACACGGCGGCGCAGCAGCTCGTCCGTTCAACACGCATCACAACACGTTGGATATGCCCCTTTACTTGCGCATAGCTAATGAATTGTATTTGAAAAGACTGATAGTAGCTGGCTTTGATGGTGTGTACGAGTTTGGCAAAATGTTCCGTAACGAGGGTATGGACCGTACCCACAACCCGGAATATACCGCTATGGAAATTTACGTAGCCTACAAAGATTATATATGGATGATGGCGATGGTAGAAGAGTGCCTGGAAAAAGTGGCTGTTGCAGTACATGGAACACCAATTGTAAAAGTAGGCAGTAATGATATAAACTTTGCTGGTCCTTACGAGAAATTATCTATGTATGAATCAATTTTGAAGTATACGGATATAGACGTATCTCAAATGGATGAGCCACAATTGCGTCAAACCTGTCGCGATTTGGCTATTGAGGTAGATGCTACGATGGGTAAAGGCAAATTAATTGATGAGATTTTTGGTGCCAAAGTGGAGGCAAATCTGATACAGCCTACCTATATAACCGACTACCCGATTGAAATGACGCCGTTGGCAAAAAAACACCGTACCCAAGACGGCTTGGTAGAGCGTTTTGAGCTATTTATAAATGGTAAAGAAATTGCTAATGCTTACAGTGAATTGAATGACCCTATAGATCAGCGTGAGCGCTTCGAAGAGCAGCTACTGTTAGCCGGCCGTGGTGATGAGGAGGCTATGGCGATGGACGAAGACTTCCTTCGCTCGCTGGAGTACGGCATGCCGCCAACGTCGGGTTTGGGTATAGGTATAGACCGCCTGGTGATGCTAATGACTAATCAAAGCACTATTCAGGAAGTTTTGTTCTTTCCGCAAATGCGCCCCGAGAAAAAAGCTAAAGTGGTTACTATAGATGATTTTGTAAACATAGGCGTTCCGGCCGAGTGGGTACCGGTTATCAATAAGATGGGCTTTAACACTGTTGAGGACTTAAAGGCAGCCAATCCTAACAAGGTATTCAACGATTTAGGCGGCATGCGCAAAAAGTTAAAGCTTGATTTAACCATACCATCAAAAGAAAGTGTAATGGCTTGGTTTGAATAA